A stretch of DNA from Eschrichtius robustus isolate mEscRob2 chromosome 12, mEscRob2.pri, whole genome shotgun sequence:
taCCAGGTaatgaaagagaatgtaaaaaagaatatatgtgtatataaatatatataactaaatcactttgctgtacacctgaaactaacacaacattgtaaatcaactatatttcaattaaaaaaaaaatccaccaggtACATGCAAGGTGAACATGCTTCTGGGAGtgtgagagggagagatggacagAGAGGCAGCACACACAAACCCTGACTAGTTATTTCAGCTCTTCTTGCAAAATCAGCGAGTCAGAGGCTGTCCGGGTGATGACTGGGAACGCAGCTCCAGAAAGATCGCAGCCCCGGTCACCTGCAGGTCTGCGTCACTGAAGCTGAAGCTTCACGGCTACATGTGGGACCCAAAGAGGCCTCTCGTGTTCCCCACGCccactcactcccaccctccaccccacctctccctcttGGTGTCCCCTCCCCCCTACCTTTTTGGACACACAACCCAAGAACATTCTTCATTGTTCCTTTCAAAGGTCTGGGGTGGGTGTCATTAGACACTGAAGAAATCCCAACTCTCCTTTATAGGGGGAAACAGAGCTTGGCTAAGGAATTAGATGAACAGGAAAACCAACGCAAACAGCacacaacagaaagaaaacagcacTGCCACACGAGCAGAAGAGAGGAGGCCACGGGGCCATGTCCACAGAGTGCATGGCTGAACCCTCTCCCTACCATCAACTATACCAAAGTttctgtggttttttgttttgcagtTTGAAAAATCACCCAAGATACACTGCCATTCCAGCAAGAACCACCTAGACTAAAAACACTTCCTCTAAGTGCACATCTGCCTCCGGAACGGGGTTCTTCCCACTGTCTCATAATATCTAATAACAATGTTACAAAATATTAGGGCTTGGAGATTTGGAGCCTTTTGGTCCGATATGTTCCACCAAATATGGTACCTGTGTCTCTGTGGTCAGCAAGATGGTTTTTAAGGTGTACATGCAAGTATTTATCCTTTTAATGGTTATGAGCTTATTTTAAtctgtattagaaaaaaataccacCAGCACATCAGCCACTGTGCTCAGAGCACCACTTAAGGCGAGCTCATTACTAAGTTCTAAGGCTAGTGTCTCATTAGATGCTTTCTGTGCCAACCAGTTGGCATGTGAGACTCATGCCGCCGGCGATCCCCAGACTTGAGGAGATGGGTCTCTCCGACCACGCTGGCCTGGGGGCTGTGGACAGTGTCTCCTGGCAATATCACCCTAGGCAACCCCATGAGGATGAAGAAttccccccagcccccggccTCAGGCTTCAGCAATAGGTCTCCTTTCTTGAGGCAGATGCCACATTACCCTGGATTGTGAAAcatttaatgaaaaaagaatctggcatttttaaaagttaggttTACAAACTTGATGCATTCTTAATATTAGCAATTTATCTATTTCTAATACACTGCCTAAGAAAATAAGGTCTATGAAGACATCAACAAGATATTTAAGATTCATTATAAGCTACAGCACTTTGCAAGTAAGTATCCAGTTTAATTATAACAAACCACTGTGAGCAAATTTAACTAAGtatataaaaacattagctaaatACAATTCTCTGGAAATATACATTATACCTACAGCTGTTTTTACAGTGagatgcttcctttttttttcccttttaattctcAAAATGGCGAATCACTGTATGGTCCTGGATCTCCAAGCTATAAAACTGAAATACGTGTTTCCAGCATAGCAGATGGTGACCAGGAAGGCGAAGAACTGGAGAAAACAAAGCATAATAGAAAGGGGGTTTAGGGCACATCCTAATTAGCACAAGTTATCATTTCACCTCTACTGAATAATGCACTTATGGCATCCCTTGACTCCAAGCTTTCTCATCTAAAACTGCTTTATTGGTTCAATTACCTTCCTTCTGAAACAATTTCAGGCtaggctgtttttctttttgggaaCCTATCTGGAAAGCCTGTAGTCTTACTCCAATAAGCCCAGGGTGTTCACGTGGGGGTGAATATGGTGGTGTGCATCTGAGAAAAGCCCGTGTATTTCTAATTTAGTATCGGTGATTTTAGACCAAGGCTTAACCTCAGATTGTCACAGGCTCAGTTTACACAAACAAGCTGAGTGGGCGGAAGGAAGCCAGGGGCCCCCAGGGGGTGTGAGTGCAGAGCTGGGAAAACGCCGGGCCCTCTCCTGGGGCAACCACAGCCCAGTTCCACctgattcttcatttttaaaaaaatgttattgacgtccagttgatttacaatgttgtgctaatttctgctgtatagcaaagtgactcagttatacatatatgtacgttccttttcatgttcttttccatgatggtttatcgcaggatattgaatatagttcccagtgctatacagtaggaccttgttgtttatccatcctatacatactagtttgcatctgcccaGCTGACTACTCGTGCTGTGTGCTAACTTGAGCCCTGTGACTTTTAATCTCACGTGGATCCACGCTCTTTACCCTTCAATAGAGATTTTGAAATATAGGTCAAGAATACGATAAACACCCATGGATCACCCACCAGCTTTAACATCATACTGTTGGTCTTCCTGTCTAACTGCCCGCCTCCCGCCCCCATCACTTCTACTGCGGATGGAATGTTATAAGGCCCATCTcagagaaacttttaaaattagttttttaaatctgaaaaatacaCACTTAcggtttaaaaatgcaaacagtaCAGAAGCacataaattaaaaagtagaagCCCCTCATCCCACACTCCTCATGGCCCATCACAGTCCCTGGAAGGAACCTCTGCTGGTGTCTATCTTCCCAGGCATCCTTAGAGCATAAACAAACATTTCTACTTCAACACACAGAATCCTAGTGTGCTcattttctgcctctctctcccacGGACACTGTAGGCGGAATTATTCTTAGAATCcctcaaatgtttttttctccctcaaaCACTTATTTTGTTCTAGCATTTGGCTTTCACTCGAGCGGACTCTTTCAGCCTCTCTGTGCTCCAGGCCAACGGGAGGCCCCATGATGCTCAAACCAGGAAGTTCATTGCCAAGGTGTCCCTCCCGCAGGTGATGCTTTTCCCTGCAGGTTAACTTTGTCCTCCTCGCCCAGATCCTCAGCCGgccttggggagggaggaggagaccgTGGGGATGAAGTGCTCACTCACCGACGAGGCTGCCCAGCTGTTGAAGTTGTGACTGTCCCTCTCCGGGGAGACAGAAGACGCATCCACAATAGCGGCAGAGAGGTATAAGACGAAGGCACTGCCATTAAAGCACAGACCCTGGGAGACAGAGGCGTAGAGTGTTTAGGGAGCCTGGGAAGGTCTGGGCACACCCGGACCTCAGAAGCGGCCAGAGGCACACCCCGGCTGCGGCAAGGGGCCCACCTGGACTCGTGAGGGGGGCAGGGGACAAGGGCGATGAGAAGGCAGCTCCTCGGCGCCTTGGGGGTACTCGGTGCACGCTGCTTCCTTGCTTACCAACGCTTTGAGGGATTGCAAAGGGGCTCCTCAGTTGGagcagcaaacaaaatatcccaaCCAGAAGGCAGACGCGTCTGACGTTTAGCATCTGCCAGCAGCgagtaaaattttcaaaatttggcTGTAAACATCTTAAAACTGGGGGAGTTTACACAGAAACCCAGATTTCTGGATTCTCTtaggaaggggaaaaaacaacaacaacagaagatCTAGCGATCCTGGGAGCACATTTCCAGCTTACTTCTCTGTGAAGAATACCCTGCGGTTGTTTAAGTCAGTGCATCTGGGTGGCAAGGATTCAACAGGGTTTACGCTCACTTGCATGACTTTCTGGTCTCTTCACACGTGTGAGTGTGGAACCCCAGCATGGAGGGGTGTCCTGACTGCTGGCCAGGGTTCTAATCACTACTCAGGCAGAGGAGCTCCCGGAGCAGGATGACATCAGAAAAAACTGCTGGATGGAAGTCGAGAGACATGGGCCCAATTGTGCGTGAACCCGTGCAAAGTCAGGAGgctccaaacctcagtttccttagctataaaatggggacacacCTCATGATGATAAAttctgaaaatgcaaatcagagcaTTTTCAAACCAGGGAGTTTCAGAAGGGAGCAgtgttaaacaagaaaaaaaaaaaaaagtaacattaaaGGCAATATTTTAAGTTCTTAATGTAATAAATCAATGAAGGAGGCTTGGAGGAGAGACAGACTAATAGATGCTCTAGGCCAGAGGTCAGCAAAATAAGAACCCCGACCAGCAGTCAGGAGACCAAGACTTTGAGTCCCTTCAGAACTGTCACAAAATAGCTAAAAATATGGAAGTGGCTTTGGCACTGGCTAATAAAGAGCGGCTGGAGAGTTCTGAGGCACATGCTAGAAATATGGATGTTTAAGGAGATTCTGGTGAGGTctcagatggaaatgaggaaTATATGTTAtcggaaactggaggaaaggtgaTCCTTGCtataaagtggcaaagaacttgTCTGAAAGGTgttctagtgttttgtggaagggAGAACTTCAAGCAATGACATCGAACGTTTAGCTGAGGAAATTTTTTTAGCAAAGTGCCGAAGGAGTGGCCTGGTTCCCCCGACAGCTTGGAGGAAAATGCAAAAGGAGAGAGATGAATTGAAGAAGGAATCATTAAGCAAAAAAGAACCAGAAccgggatttccctggcagtccagcggttaagactccgcacttccaatgcaaggggtgcgggttcgatccctgctcagggaactaagatcccgcatgccgcacagcgtagccaaaaaaacaaaaaaaacaaaacaaaaaagaaggttTTGAAAAATTCTCAGCTCAGCCATATTGCGAAAAATGAGAAAGCTCTTTCAGAAGAGAACACTCAGGGTGTGGCCGAACAGCCTTTTGATAAACAGATTACAGGTACAAACCACAGATCTAATCGACCATCTTAGCAGAAGCCAGGAATAGGTAAGGGATTATACCAGTAGAAACATTACCAGTTTGAACTGAAGGGGATGCAGATGGGCCAAAATGAAAGAGGGCTGTGGAACTTCTTGGATTCTGTGGGACAGAACCATAGAACTATTTGACTGCGAAATAGCTTTATCTTTCACGAAAAGAATGAATCACCCGAAGGTGATTCAGAGATCATCAGCGCTGCCACTCCCATCGCGGGCCCAGTGGGCAGGCTGGTTCCTCCTCAGTTTCAAAGGGTGGGATTTCTGTGAGTCAGGATATCCCTACCCAGTGCCCCAGGGGCAGGGCCACCCTGCAGAGACACCAGGGTGACATTGCTACCCCAATGCACCGGGAAGGCAGAGCACTGAACCAAAAAAAGGATTGTTCTGGAGCCTTAAGATCAGATGGAATTTGCCTTGTAACTTTTGGGCTTGCTAGCGACCTGtcaccccttccttctttcctatttctcccTTTTGAAATGGGAATGTCTCTCTGTACCTGTCTCACcgctgtattttggaagcactCAATTTGTCTGGTTTCACAGGTTCATagctggagaggaattttgcctcGGGATGAACTGTACCTCAAGCCCCACACATATCTGacatagatggtatttaaaggaGACTTTGGACCAAGACTTTAGTTGATGCTGGAATGAGTTTGGGGGATGTTGAGATGGAACAAATGTATTTGCATGTGAGATGGTCATGATTGGGGgggcagaatttttttaaatatattattatttttattaatattagtatttttttataaatttattcatttttatttacttattatttttgactgtgttgggtcttcgttgctgcacgcaggctttctctagttgaggctagtgggggctactcttcgttgcggtgcgcaggcttctcattgcagtggcttctcttgttgcggagcataggctctagagcacgtgggcttcagtagatgcggcacgtgggctcagtagttgtggctcgtgggctctagagggcaggctcagtagttgtgccgcacgggcttagttgctctgtggcaggtgggatcttcccggaccagggctcgaacccgtgtccccagcattgacaggtggattcttaaccactgcgccaccagggaggcccagggcagaatattatggactgaatgtgtcccccaaattcatatgttgaagccctaaccctcaacgtGATAGTATTTGGATACGGGGCCTttgaggtaattagggttagaggAGTTCATGAGAGTGGGGTCCCCCTGAGAGGGTTAGCACCCTTCTAAGAAGAGACGAAAGGGAGCTCacatcctctctttctctctctgccatgtgaggacacagcaagatcaGCaggcatctgcaagccaggaggagagCTTGCACCGGAAACCAGCTGTACTGACacctgatcttagacttctagcctctagaactgcgAGAAATTTCTGTCATTGAAGCTTCCCATCTAGGGTATTCTGTTTTGGCACCCAAGCAGACAAAGATAGGTTCTGTAATCTACACATTTTCTTATCTattccccctgccccgcccccaggctGTGTCTCCCTTTGTAATAATCATGCATCCAGCATGGAGTCAGGACAAGAATCCAGTCACTCTTGACTACTCCTGCTCCCCAGTGTGAGGTCACCTAGTTGTTCTAACAGtgactttcatttttcattccaACTCTTCACCTCTCAACATCAAAGAACTCTGGTACACAAAGGGTTAAAGCCACGGCCCCAGGAGGGGTTTGGAGGCCAGAAGATCTGCTGAGGCTATGCCCTGACACACCTGTTCCTAGATGACACTGTTTATAGGGAATTAATAAAACAAGAGTGTACGCAGAGAACAGAGCTTCTCTTGATTCAGTCTTCTGAGGACCGGTTTGCTACTTTGCCTAAAAGGAATTCCTGGACCTTCCAACAATGCTGTTTCACGCTCAGGTGTAAAACACCTGTGCTGGGTTCTCCCTGACTTTGCCCTCTGCTTTGTTGGCAGAGACAATCCCGAATTGTCTGGAGAAGGACTAAATTCCGTCCTACCTAATGGGCAGTGAACAGGAAGAACACCCATGGTTTCCTTACCACCGTGGTCCAGGGCACCTGGGGGATCCTGGTGTAGGTCATCGTTATGTAGATGATGAGGAAGAAGACGGTGAGGACCCAGTAAAACACAGCTACAAACATGACCCAGCCAAACACAGGGACCCGGAAGTACTCAGTTCCAGCGATCAGTGTCCATACCAGCAGTCCCAGAACCTGTgaaacaggagaggccgtggaaaggaaaagggaggtggaagagaaaatggagaaggaggaggaagtggggaCAGAGAAAAAAGTAATTATACAAAGTGTCAATCACAATTTTTACTCATATACACGGGTACATGTACCAAATGTGATCTGGCCGCAAGCTCACATTCTTGCAAATGCCAGGAAGgtaaaatgaatgaacagaacAGGCAGGGCAGAGACCAGGACAAACAAGAAACCCACGCCTTGTTTCTGGGGGAAGTCTCTGCCCAGCTCCGGCCAGTTGTGGGCTGgttttctccatctttctcccacccccaccccaaggagAACACAGAAACTCAAGTTTGTACATGATGACCTCgatttttaaatgtcagcacTAATAAAGAGGGGCAAAACAACACACATCTGTGGCTGGAATCTGCTCCCGATACCTGTCAAGGGAACAAGACATAAGTTATGCATTTATTCCAGCAACGGTCACCCGACTTCACTGCTGCTACAGAGCAAGACCAGCCCGAAGCCCCACCACATCACCACTGAGTGAAGGAAGGATGCTGGTCTACGCTGTGTGAGTCTCTGGTCCTCAAGGAGGGAGGCCACGGCGAGGTGTGCCTTCCAGGGCCCAGGAGGACTTTATTCCTAACCCATAGGAAGGAAAGTTGGCATCTAAACCCTATTCCCAGGAGACAGCATCAGGCATGTGGGACGGACTCTGGCAGCAGATCTGGCTGCTGTGTAACTTGGGGCGAGCGATTTCCTTCCTGTCTCAGCTCTCTCCATGGGACGTGGGACAAGACATGAAACTGACTCTGATCACAAAGCTGGTCATTCGGCGTTGACACCTGAGCACCTGCCCTGAGCACATGCCACAGGCCAGGCTTCCTGCTCCGTGGGCCCCGAGGGTAGAGCAGGGCAGAAACCAAACAGACCTGCTCATGCACGACTTAGAGTCTCATGGGGGGAAATATCTGAATAGTTACAGTTGGGAAAATGCTCTGAAGGAAATAAAGGGTGTGACAAGGGTCTGTGACCTTTTTGGCAGGAACAACAAATGTCAGAGGGGGCTGTGCTGAGGAAGAGCCTGAAGACCCTCTGGGAGCTAGTAAGACGGGCAGAAGACACCGTCCCAGGCAGAGAGCATGGCATGGGCAGAGGGCTGCAGGGGAAGGGCCTTCTAGAACCTGCAGGAGAGTGGAGGACGTTAGGACATGGGTACAAGATGTTAGAGGGCTTGGGGAGGGTCAGATTACGTGGGCCCAGGACACCTAAGGATTTTGTACTTTATCCTAAGAGCTACAGGAGGATTCTGAGCAAGACAATGATAAGATCAGGTTAAGTTTTTGCAAGATCACTCTGACTGCATGGTGAGAACAGGCAAGCAGAGTGTGGGTAGGGGTAGGGAAACACTTCGGAGACTGCTGTAATAATCCAAGTGGAAGAAGATGATGTGCCAAGATGCTGGTGAATACTGGGAAGTGAGTGATTCAAGGCAAATTTCAGAAGGAGACAGGACCTTCACAGATTTGATAGATCAGATTAGGATAAAGTGGAATTACCCCCAGGTTTCTGGAAAGACTCCCCAGTGGATTAGGGTGTCACTTCCTCAGCTGGAAAGATGAAACAGGAACAGGTTAAAGGGCTGACCTGGGCTCAGTTTACAACCTATCCAGTCTAGGGGAGCCAGGCACCTCAGGATGGGGTTAGAAGTGGACAGTCCAGGGGGAAGAGTTCAGGCCCCTCTTTAGGAAAGAAGACTTCCTGTTAGGATCACTTAGCCCTCAGACAGGCTTCCAGGGGACCTTTTAAACTGTTCACTGAGACAAGCCCACCTCCCTGGCGAGGTCTGGATGTCTGTGCTGGGGAGCAGGGAACAGACTCTAAGTGCTGCTGCTTCCCCTCCTTAGAGCTGAAAGTTGATGTTCTTTTATCTGCTTGATGTCGTATATGAATTCCA
This window harbors:
- the CMTM8 gene encoding CKLF-like MARVEL transmembrane domain-containing protein 8, whose product is MEEPQRARSHTVTTTASSFAENFSTTSSSFAYDREFLRTLPGLLIVAEIVLGLLVWTLIAGTEYFRVPVFGWVMFVAVFYWVLTVFFLIIYITMTYTRIPQVPWTTVGLCFNGSAFVLYLSAAIVDASSVSPERDSHNFNSWAASSFFAFLVTICYAGNTYFSFIAWRSRTIQ